Part of the Geodermatophilus obscurus DSM 43160 genome is shown below.
CCGGGCCGGCGACACTCAGCACCCAGGTCGTGCGCTGCAGCCAGGGCGCCAGCCGGTACTCCACGACCTGCCAGCGGGCAACCCCCCACATCAGCACGGCGTTGGCGACGTGCCCGGAGGGGTAGGAGGCGCCGTCGCGGTGGAAGAAGGACCCGGGGTAAGCCGGGGCGGTGCGTCCGGTCCCGTACTTGAACGAGTAAACGACGACGGTCAGCAACACCAGCGCGAGGAGCACCCGCACCAGCGGCACGACCGTGCGCAACCGCCACCCGAGGTAGCCGACCAGGCCGGCGAGCACGATCAGGATGAAGCCGCGCCCGCCGAGCTGGGTCACCGCCCACACCGGCCAGTAGGCGCCCGAGTTCTCGAGCTCCCAGGCGCTGACCACCTCGGAGACCCGCAGGTCCATCCGCTCGAGCACGCCCCGGGTGAGCAGGTCGACGGTCACCGCGACCGTGACGACCCCCGACAGCAGCACCAGCCACCGCGGCGGGCGGCCCACGGAGACCCCCGGCCCGGCGGCGGCGTCCGCGGGACTCGCCCCGGGACGCCGCCGTACCGCGCCACTGGTCACGCGGCCACGGTACCGGGCCGTGACCTGACCGTGACCTCGCTCGACCGGGCGAGCGTGTCAGGCGACCGGCGCCGTGAACCCATCGAGCGCGGCGGCCAGCGCGCCGTCCACCCGCGCGCTGAGCCGGGTGCCACCGACCTCGTGGGTCTCGTTCAGCACCTCGCCGTCCCGGTGCACCCGGGCGACCAGGTCGCCGCGGTCGTAGGGCACCAGCACGTCGACCTCGACGTCGGGGTGCGGCAGCCGGGCCGCGACGATCTCGCGGAGCTGCTCGATGCCGACGCCCGTGCGGGCCGACACCCAGATCGCGCCCGGCAGGGCCCGGCGCAGGGTGAGGACGTCCTCCTCGCCCATCGCGTCCACCTTGTTGACGACGATGAGCTCCGGGACGGCCGCGGCCTCGATCTCACCGAGGACCACGCGCACCGCCTCGATCTGCCCCAGGGGGTCGGGATCGGAGCCGTCGACGACGTGCAGCAGCAGGTCGGCGGCGGCCACCTCCTCCAGCGTCGAGCGGAACGCGTCGACCAGCTGGTGCGGCAGGTGCCGCACGAACCCGACGGTGTCGGTGAGCGTGTACTCGCGGCCGTCCGGGGACTGCGCCCGGCGCACCGTCGGATCCAGGGTCGCGAACAGCGCGTTCTCGACCAGCACGCCGGCGCCGGTCAGCCGGTTGAGCAGGCTGGACTTGCCGGCGTTGGTGTACCCGGCGATCGCCACGCTGGGGACGGCGTTGCGCCCGCGGGACGAGCGCTGCGTCGCCCGGGCGGTCGCCATGCCGGCGATCTCCCGGCGCAGCTTGCTCACCCGCGCGCGGATCCGTCGCCGGTCGGTCTCGATCTTGGTCTCACCGGGGCCGCGGGTACCGATGCCGCCACCACCGGCCACGCGGCCACCGGCCTGCCGGGACAGGGACTCACCCCAGCCGCGCAGCCGCGGCAGCATGTACTGCATCTGCGCCAGCTCGACCTGCGCCTTGCCCTCCCGGCTGGAGGCGTGCTGGGCGAAGATGTCGAGGATCAGCGCGGTCCGGTCGACCACCTTGACCTTGAGGATCTTCTCCAGCGCGTTGAGCTGGCCCGGGGTCAGCTCGCCGTCGCAGATCACGGTGTCGGCGCCGGCGGCCGCGACGATGTCGCGGATCTCGGCGGCCTTGCCCGACCCGACGTAGGTGCCGGCGTCGGGCTTGTCCCGCCGCTGGCTCACCGCCTCCAGGACCTCCGAGCCCGCGGTCTCGGCCAGCGCGGCCAGCTCCCCGAGCGAGCGGTCGGCGTCGGCCTGGGTGCCCTCGGTCCAGACCCCCACCAGCACGACACGCTCGAGGCGCAGCTGGCGGTACTCGACCTCGGTGACGTCGGCGAGCTCGGTGGACAGGCCGGCGACGCGGCGCAGCGCACCGCGCGCCTCGAGCGCGTAGGAGCCGGTCGTGTCGTCCGGCTCGTCCGATGCCGCGTCGGGACGGGGCGCCTCCTCGGTGGGCTCCGGCGCGGCCCGCAGGGCGCGCTCCTCGGCGTCGGCGAGCACGGCGCGGTTCTGTGCTGTCGTCATCGTCTCCAGCGTCGCAGACCCCAGCACCTGGGGCATCTGAATTGTCATCGACGAGAACAACACCGCGGCCGCGGCGGACCATCCCGGCACGCGTGGCCGGGTTCCGACCGGGTACGGCGGAGGGCGACGACCTGAACTCCTGAGGAGGCTCGACATGAGCGAGACGGGCAGCAGCGCCGCCGGGACGAACGAGGAGCTCGACGACCCGGGCCGGGACCCCGTGGGCCTCAACCCGCCGCGCAACCCACTGTCCGGCGGCCTGGGCAGCACGACCGGCGGACCGGACCAGGACAGCGGCCGCGGTGAGCCCGAGGGCAGCCCCGGCATCGCCGGGCAGTCGATGGTGCCGGAGTCGCCGCAGGAGACGGAGAACACCCGGTAGAAAGAGGACCCTCCTGCCCCCCGCCACTAGCAGGCTCGCGGCGGGACCCTGCAGGAGGGCCTTTCCAGCACGTCACCGGTGGCCGTTCGCGGACGTCACGTCGCCCGGAGCCACTCCACGGTGAGCTCGCCGGTCGCCACCACGACCGCGGGGCCGGACAGCACCGTCGTCTGCTCATCGACCGTCACGCCCAGCCGGCCACCGGGGACGTCGACGGTCACGGTGCCGGTGGCGGCCCCGGCGGCCTCGAGCGCCGCCCAGGCCGCCGCGCAGGCGCCGGTCCCGCACGAGCGGGTCTCGCCCACCCCGCGCTCGGACACCCGCAGTCGCACGTGCCTGCCCGGGTCCACGACGTTGACGAACTCCACGTTCACGCCGTCCG
Proteins encoded:
- a CDS encoding phosphatase PAP2 family protein, translating into MTSGAVRRRPGASPADAAAGPGVSVGRPPRWLVLLSGVVTVAVTVDLLTRGVLERMDLRVSEVVSAWELENSGAYWPVWAVTQLGGRGFILIVLAGLVGYLGWRLRTVVPLVRVLLALVLLTVVVYSFKYGTGRTAPAYPGSFFHRDGASYPSGHVANAVLMWGVARWQVVEYRLAPWLQRTTWVLSVAGPVATGIAMVSLDFHWITDAVVGAAVGILLLGVVHVLDDVVVSRWLGARAGRSSA
- the hflX gene encoding GTPase HflX codes for the protein MTTAQNRAVLADAEERALRAAPEPTEEAPRPDAASDEPDDTTGSYALEARGALRRVAGLSTELADVTEVEYRQLRLERVVLVGVWTEGTQADADRSLGELAALAETAGSEVLEAVSQRRDKPDAGTYVGSGKAAEIRDIVAAAGADTVICDGELTPGQLNALEKILKVKVVDRTALILDIFAQHASSREGKAQVELAQMQYMLPRLRGWGESLSRQAGGRVAGGGGIGTRGPGETKIETDRRRIRARVSKLRREIAGMATARATQRSSRGRNAVPSVAIAGYTNAGKSSLLNRLTGAGVLVENALFATLDPTVRRAQSPDGREYTLTDTVGFVRHLPHQLVDAFRSTLEEVAAADLLLHVVDGSDPDPLGQIEAVRVVLGEIEAAAVPELIVVNKVDAMGEEDVLTLRRALPGAIWVSARTGVGIEQLREIVAARLPHPDVEVDVLVPYDRGDLVARVHRDGEVLNETHEVGGTRLSARVDGALAAALDGFTAPVA